A region of the Bacillus sp. NP247 genome:
GCAATAATCCACCCTACACGTAAACCAGGGAAAAGTACCTTCGAAAAGCTACTAATATAAATCACATTATTACCAGCCCCAGCAAAAGTTAATAACGGCGCTAAATGTGAACCTGAATAACGTAATTCTTCATTGAACCCGTCCTCTATAATAGGAACCTTATATTTCGAAAATAGCCTCATCAATTCCGTTCTTTTCTCCGAACTCGTAACAATACCAGTTGGATTATGATAAGAAGGAATTAAATACGCAAAATCAAAATCCTTTTCATGTAAACTTTTTTCTACTTCAGTCGTATCAATACCATCATCATTCATATCTATCCCATGAACTTCAAGCCCATGTAATCGAAAAAGTTTCAATGCAGCATGGTGAGTTGGATTCTCACAAATAACACGCCCTGATTTCTTCGATAAGGAAGATAGTACAATATCTAATCCTTCTGTAAATCCATTTGTAATTAAAATATCTTTGTTCGAAATATCTACACCTTTCATTTCCATGTAATGAAGTAGATAATTCATTAACGGTCGATAACCTTTTGCATATCCGTAGTTCAATACGATATCCCCTTCAATGGACATACGAGTAAGAAAAGCTCTTTTGAAATTTTCAACATCAAATAGCTTTTCGTCCGGGGCTATACTATTAAAAACAATCATTCCTTTTTCCCAGCGAACACCATGTTTCATTAAATCTAATTCATCCGCTAATGTGGTAACTGTATTAAGTTTATTTTTCCAATCTATTTCAACAGACGAGGTGTTACTTATATCCACCTTCGCAACGAAATTTCCTTTTCCTTTAACTGCATAAATGAGCCCTTCTTGTTCTAAATCCGCATAAGCAGAGAGTACTGTATTTCTGCTCACCGATAATAATTCACTCAGTTCCCTTGTTGATGGGATTTTTTGATCACCGAGCAAATGCCCTTTCATAATCATCTTTTTTAAATAATCCTTTAATTGAATATAAACGGGACGATCTTTTACAACTTTAAAATCTTTAAACAATTTCTTACCCCCTGCAATTATTTTTGCATATTTATTTCATTCTCAAAAGGTCCACTACATATGTATTTTTTAATAATAGCGGTACGGTCAGCAAACCTATAAATCCTTTCGATACAAATTGATTACATCTTTTAAAGCGGCTGCGGCTGCCCCTCTTGGATTTGAGGCCCCTCCAAGCGTTGTCACTTGCCCCATTGAATCCGTAAAGAACGTAATTCCTTTTTCGGTACCATTTATACTTGCTAATGGATGTTCTTTCTCTAAATTACAAGGTTGTACGCTAAGGTTTACTTTTCCATTATCATCTTTATTTGCTGATGCAATTAATTTAATAGTTTTATTTTGTTCCTTCGCATTTTGAATTTGGTGCGTTGTAACATGCTCTAATCCTTTTATTTGCATGTCTTTAAGTGCATAATCTGTTCCCATTAAACTATTCGTCAAAAGTAATAATTTACATGCGCTATCCATCCCGCTTATATCTAATAACGGGTTTGTCTCCGCAATTCCTTTATTTTGTGCTTCTTGCAACGCTTCTTCAAAAGTTTTATCTTCTTCATGCATTCTTGTAAGAATATAATTAGTTGTCCCGTTTAATATTCCTTCTATTTTTTCAATATTGCAGCCAGCTAAACTAAATTGTCCAATATCTAATGTCGGCAGTGCTGCGGCAGTTGCGCCACTATATCGAATTCGTACATTCGCCATTTTTGCTGCTTCCTTTATTTCTCTCCAGTTTGTAACAAGGGCACCTTTAGAAATTGCCACTATATCCATATGTTTCTCAATCGCTTGTTTTATATATTTTTTTCCCGGATTTCCATCTTTAAGATTTGTAACTGTTGATTCTACTAATACATTACCGTTTATGCTATTTGTTGCACGTTCCCCCGGATGATGTTCTATATATTTTTCAATTGCAGCAGTACCACCACCATACATCAATAAATGATGAATAGACAAACCTTCCTCATTATGTATTGCAATATTTCTACCTAATACGCCACTTACAACTAAATGAATTCCATATGTTTCATATATATATAAATATTTTTCGTTTAATAATTTTATAAACTCTCTTCCTACTGTCCCATATCCTGATAATACAACTTGAATTTTCATAATATCCCCCCATATTTTTCTACCAAATCCCTCTTTCAATATAATATAAAGCGCCCTCGAATTCCATCGAGAGCGCTTTATATTATCTATTTCGGTAACCGTGATAATTTTTCTGCAATTGTTCTATAAAACTCTTGAATATTAGAAAATCCTAACGTGTCTGAAACGCTTAGTCCTACCATATCGAGGTGGTCCCAATTTGCTTTCGTTTCGATATGATTCCATTTTCCAATCTGTAATGACTTATTATCATTTGCAGCAATATTAGACGAAGGCGCAATCA
Encoded here:
- a CDS encoding PLP-dependent aminotransferase family protein translates to MFKDFKVVKDRPVYIQLKDYLKKMIMKGHLLGDQKIPSTRELSELLSVSRNTVLSAYADLEQEGLIYAVKGKGNFVAKVDISNTSSVEIDWKNKLNTVTTLADELDLMKHGVRWEKGMIVFNSIAPDEKLFDVENFKRAFLTRMSIEGDIVLNYGYAKGYRPLMNYLLHYMEMKGVDISNKDILITNGFTEGLDIVLSSLSKKSGRVICENPTHHAALKLFRLHGLEVHGIDMNDDGIDTTEVEKSLHEKDFDFAYLIPSYHNPTGIVTSSEKRTELMRLFSKYKVPIIEDGFNEELRYSGSHLAPLLTFAGAGNNVIYISSFSKVLFPGLRVGWIIADKELIHYLESVKRARTIHTSTLDQAVLFQYLHEGYFEKYLKKARSVYKKKYELAVGACNQYIPFKRMTGDGGLHLFIELEEKIHARTLLQKCYEKGVTFSPGDVFYSDGEGANTFRLGFSRLKEKEIVSGIQIIGETLKNEIWS
- a CDS encoding homoserine dehydrogenase, which encodes MKIQVVLSGYGTVGREFIKLLNEKYLYIYETYGIHLVVSGVLGRNIAIHNEEGLSIHHLLMYGGGTAAIEKYIEHHPGERATNSINGNVLVESTVTNLKDGNPGKKYIKQAIEKHMDIVAISKGALVTNWREIKEAAKMANVRIRYSGATAAALPTLDIGQFSLAGCNIEKIEGILNGTTNYILTRMHEEDKTFEEALQEAQNKGIAETNPLLDISGMDSACKLLLLTNSLMGTDYALKDMQIKGLEHVTTHQIQNAKEQNKTIKLIASANKDDNGKVNLSVQPCNLEKEHPLASINGTEKGITFFTDSMGQVTTLGGASNPRGAAAAALKDVINLYRKDL